Proteins from a genomic interval of Rubinisphaera italica:
- a CDS encoding C45 family autoproteolytic acyltransferase/hydolase: MHKSRFARVFSILFLTLFALSGIALYAADSPAVQFCLQATPLQECLSGQRDSFQLTADILVKIDGKPQKIKLELIRYDNEAFDLTAHHSDYSFQIFRRSGKTIFELPHHQKRFESTGALETKDHLAAQGILTRLIDADSSIATYLPMLQTPPSSLGFLLNQFVEFQLDEQQQLWTIDNKTRVQIQEGKTAAEPWQASCKSDDWTCDLSITAAPKSLAIPPASGNFAVETLDRNVLERQLCRGVKRAIAILSPSRRLTDPTPKDRSVEHGQLQWVDGQRVALLWGTPEEIGQAHAQLLSRQATRCMDSVLYTFGTVQTIRTGRWFQHDLEDAYARLSPHIPEDHKRELTAMAEEMGWDPNLVNVLNVFPELFHCSGFAVFDSATKDGTLYHGRVLDYMTTIGLQYSSVTFIVAPEGKIPFANVGYGGFTGCVTGMNQAGISLGEMGGRGEGQWDGVPMATLMRIALENCQTLEEVKTLWASSPRTCEYYYVFADGKTNAAVGVAATPEKIQFVEPGEYHELLGEGIPDVLALSAGQRLQTLRSRIQEKHGQIDTETALWLMSRPVAMQSNLHNTLFIPKQGLLYVANADHKHPAAERPYVKLDLNALLKEIDELKSQE; encoded by the coding sequence ATGCACAAATCCCGATTTGCGAGAGTCTTCAGTATTCTGTTCCTGACCCTTTTTGCATTGTCTGGGATCGCTCTCTACGCCGCTGACAGCCCGGCCGTTCAATTCTGCCTGCAAGCTACTCCCTTGCAGGAATGCCTCTCCGGTCAGAGAGATTCTTTTCAGCTGACAGCCGATATCCTGGTTAAGATTGACGGCAAACCACAAAAAATTAAATTGGAACTGATCCGCTACGATAACGAAGCGTTCGACCTCACGGCTCATCATTCCGACTACTCTTTTCAAATTTTCCGCCGATCCGGCAAAACAATTTTCGAACTGCCTCATCATCAGAAACGTTTTGAATCCACTGGGGCACTCGAAACGAAAGATCATCTTGCCGCTCAAGGAATTCTCACACGACTGATCGATGCAGATTCTTCCATCGCCACCTATTTACCGATGCTGCAAACGCCTCCTTCTTCATTGGGCTTCCTCCTGAATCAATTTGTCGAATTCCAGCTCGATGAACAACAGCAACTCTGGACCATTGACAATAAAACCCGCGTTCAAATCCAGGAAGGAAAGACCGCCGCAGAACCCTGGCAAGCCTCATGCAAGTCCGACGACTGGACTTGTGATCTTAGCATCACAGCCGCACCGAAAAGTCTGGCCATCCCTCCGGCTTCAGGTAATTTCGCGGTGGAAACACTCGATAGGAATGTTCTCGAACGACAATTGTGTCGAGGTGTGAAGCGGGCGATTGCGATTCTCTCCCCCTCCAGGCGATTGACCGATCCCACACCAAAAGACCGTAGTGTGGAACATGGTCAACTGCAGTGGGTTGATGGCCAGAGAGTCGCCCTCCTGTGGGGCACACCGGAAGAAATCGGGCAGGCTCATGCCCAACTGCTTTCCCGACAAGCGACCCGCTGTATGGATTCCGTCCTCTACACCTTCGGCACGGTTCAGACCATCCGCACCGGTCGCTGGTTTCAACACGATCTTGAAGACGCTTATGCCCGACTCTCGCCGCACATCCCCGAAGACCACAAACGCGAGTTGACCGCAATGGCCGAGGAAATGGGCTGGGATCCGAATCTGGTGAATGTGCTCAATGTTTTTCCAGAACTCTTCCACTGCTCCGGCTTCGCTGTCTTCGATAGTGCGACCAAAGATGGCACGCTCTATCACGGTCGCGTACTCGATTACATGACGACCATCGGCCTGCAATATTCGTCGGTCACTTTCATTGTCGCTCCGGAAGGAAAAATCCCCTTCGCCAACGTCGGCTACGGCGGATTCACCGGTTGTGTAACGGGCATGAATCAGGCTGGTATCTCGCTCGGTGAAATGGGCGGACGCGGCGAAGGTCAGTGGGATGGCGTGCCGATGGCGACTTTGATGCGGATCGCTCTCGAAAACTGTCAGACGCTTGAAGAAGTCAAAACCTTATGGGCCAGCAGTCCGCGAACCTGCGAATATTATTATGTGTTCGCTGATGGCAAAACGAATGCAGCGGTCGGGGTCGCGGCGACTCCCGAGAAAATTCAATTTGTCGAACCGGGCGAGTACCACGAACTGCTCGGCGAAGGCATCCCCGATGTCCTCGCCCTCTCTGCCGGTCAACGCCTGCAAACTTTACGCAGCCGCATTCAGGAAAAGCACGGCCAGATCGACACCGAAACCGCCCTCTGGCTCATGAGCAGACCCGTCGCCATGCAATCCAACCTCCACAACACCCTCTTCATCCCCAAACAAGGCCTCCTCTACGTCGCCAACGCCGACCACAAACACCCAGCCGCGGAACGGCCGTATGTGAAGCTGGATTTGAATGCGTTGTTGAAGGAGATAGACGAGTTGAAGTCGCAAGAGTAA
- a CDS encoding flagellar motor protein MotB, whose protein sequence is MDDDGPPGVPEWVVTYGDMMSLLLTFFIMLVSLSEVAADKKYRAIMESARQYMGYSSGPLAPPGKNFPMNSLVESLEEQKLGSQADTEKGSGGVKNKGPQGRDIHVKRLEEGEGQLAGVPIQFESGSSEISAAMAFEIRKIAREVAGKPQKLEIRAFNSPIVNGIPQTSEQMLELGYQRGEAVRQILLDNKIRRDHMRLAVYFAVPQDQQERKISRNQDRVEITIFNEFASEYIGREDDYR, encoded by the coding sequence ATGGATGATGACGGTCCACCAGGAGTCCCCGAATGGGTTGTGACCTACGGGGACATGATGTCGCTTCTACTGACATTCTTCATCATGCTGGTCTCCCTGAGTGAGGTGGCAGCCGATAAGAAATATCGCGCCATTATGGAGTCTGCCCGTCAATATATGGGATATTCTTCTGGGCCGCTGGCCCCGCCGGGGAAAAACTTTCCAATGAACTCGCTCGTCGAATCGCTCGAAGAGCAAAAGCTTGGTTCTCAAGCCGATACCGAAAAGGGTTCCGGAGGAGTCAAAAACAAAGGCCCCCAAGGTCGGGATATCCATGTCAAACGCCTTGAAGAAGGCGAGGGGCAACTGGCTGGTGTGCCGATCCAGTTTGAATCTGGCAGTTCAGAAATTTCAGCTGCGATGGCATTTGAAATTCGAAAAATCGCTCGTGAAGTCGCTGGCAAGCCTCAAAAACTGGAAATTCGGGCGTTCAATTCACCCATCGTTAACGGGATCCCTCAAACCTCTGAGCAGATGCTCGAACTCGGCTATCAGAGAGGCGAAGCGGTTCGTCAAATACTGTTAGACAATAAGATCCGACGGGACCACATGCGACTTGCCGTCTATTTTGCAGTCCCACAAGATCAGCAGGAACGCAAAATCTCCCGTAACCAGGATCGCGTCGAGATCACCATCTTCAACGAATTTGCCTCCGAATACATTGGCCGTGAAGATGATTACCGCTAA
- a CDS encoding sensor histidine kinase translates to MRWPIRNQILLPFLIIQIGTVFVVAISSAWFAVRQVDQEITARMENVLSTLETATYPLTPAILGQLKQFSEADFVVFNQNGDVTGTTLVKADSSSPLLNSQNLSSFNRNSLEKRTLFEFEGRRYFAGLVSKRSSSRTESVLVLYPESEWAVERWQAIFPPVLVGGLLLILTIFASLWISQRIARRIQSAQHQVSRLAGGNYSATPKPVINDELQDLAEDLNQLSVVLDQSMKSIRSSERSSMLAQLSGGLAHQLRNSLTGARVSIQLHQRRCATGNDEAIAVAIRQLTLTEEQIKALLRLTKGESDKPEADLLDQILDDVISLVQPMCEHHKTRFTSERLKIDQIISDANALRGALLNLILNAIEAAGPGGEVSVSTAVDSNSALIEISDNGAGIPEDLIEEIFHPFITTKNEGVGLGLALARQAAQDCGGSLILLQNGKTRFQLKIPL, encoded by the coding sequence ATGCGTTGGCCAATTCGAAACCAGATTCTACTCCCCTTTTTGATCATCCAGATCGGAACGGTGTTCGTTGTTGCGATTTCTTCTGCCTGGTTTGCAGTCCGACAGGTCGATCAGGAGATTACTGCCCGGATGGAAAACGTGCTCAGCACGTTAGAAACGGCGACTTATCCACTCACTCCTGCCATCCTCGGGCAGTTGAAACAGTTTTCCGAGGCTGACTTTGTGGTTTTCAATCAGAATGGGGATGTCACGGGTACGACTCTCGTGAAAGCCGATTCTTCAAGTCCTCTCTTAAATTCTCAAAACCTCAGCTCCTTCAATCGGAATTCTCTGGAAAAACGAACCCTCTTTGAGTTTGAAGGTCGCCGGTATTTTGCAGGTCTTGTCTCTAAGCGGAGTAGTTCACGGACGGAATCTGTTCTGGTTCTGTATCCTGAGAGTGAATGGGCGGTGGAACGCTGGCAGGCAATTTTTCCTCCTGTCCTCGTCGGTGGGCTGCTGTTAATTCTGACTATCTTCGCGTCCCTCTGGATTTCTCAGCGAATTGCCCGCAGGATCCAATCCGCCCAACATCAAGTCTCACGACTGGCTGGAGGGAATTACTCAGCCACTCCCAAACCGGTTATTAATGATGAGCTTCAGGATCTTGCCGAGGATTTGAATCAATTGTCTGTTGTGCTCGATCAATCGATGAAATCCATTCGCAGTAGTGAACGATCATCGATGCTGGCTCAACTGAGCGGGGGGCTGGCGCATCAATTGCGAAATTCTCTGACGGGTGCCCGGGTATCGATCCAACTTCATCAGCGACGCTGTGCCACGGGAAACGATGAAGCAATTGCGGTTGCGATCCGACAATTGACTCTCACCGAAGAGCAGATCAAAGCGTTGCTCCGGCTGACGAAAGGGGAGTCTGATAAGCCGGAAGCTGACCTGCTCGATCAGATTCTCGATGATGTGATTTCGCTCGTGCAGCCGATGTGCGAGCATCATAAAACCCGGTTCACGAGTGAGCGTTTGAAAATCGATCAAATCATTTCGGATGCCAATGCTTTGCGTGGAGCATTGCTGAATCTAATTCTGAATGCGATTGAAGCAGCCGGTCCCGGCGGGGAAGTGAGCGTCTCCACGGCAGTGGACTCGAATTCTGCACTGATCGAAATCTCAGACAACGGAGCAGGAATTCCCGAAGATCTCATTGAGGAGATCTTTCATCCCTTCATCACGACCAAGAATGAAGGGGTGGGATTGGGATTGGCGCTGGCTCGTCAGGCCGCTCAGGACTGCGGCGGCTCGCTGATCTTACTGCAGAATGGAAAAACCCGGTTTCAATTGAAAATTCCGTTATGA
- a CDS encoding DUF1559 domain-containing protein → MILRTQKGFTLIELLVVIAIIAILVALLLPAVQQAREAARRTQCKNHMKQLGLALHNYVDVNTVLPPGASVDLSITATGNNGSWGVHGRILPYLEQGSLYDQVDLSTAWDFQTPIDGLKIPIYACPSDPKSDQARDPGSGKVTLYPTSYGFNYGTWFVFNPTNNQSGDGLFYPNSKLSFRDAVDGSSNTLLASEVKGWTPYTRNGGPSTTVRPDTVPQAETIVTSGADFKTNTGHTEWPDGRVHHTGVTTTLTPNSNVTYSNGGTLYEEVDFNSWQEGKNGSAGSPTYAVITARSYHQGTVNAVLLDGSVRSVSENIDLSIWRGVGTRSGGEVLGEF, encoded by the coding sequence ATGATTCTACGGACCCAAAAAGGCTTTACCTTAATCGAGCTGCTCGTCGTCATCGCAATCATTGCCATACTGGTAGCACTCTTGCTTCCTGCTGTCCAGCAGGCTCGAGAAGCGGCTCGACGGACTCAGTGTAAGAATCATATGAAACAGCTCGGTCTGGCACTGCATAATTATGTCGATGTGAACACTGTCCTTCCACCCGGTGCTTCCGTCGATCTATCCATTACCGCAACCGGCAATAACGGATCCTGGGGAGTTCACGGTCGCATTCTGCCCTATCTGGAGCAAGGTAGCTTGTACGATCAAGTCGACCTCTCGACCGCATGGGATTTTCAGACACCGATTGATGGGCTTAAAATTCCGATCTACGCCTGCCCTAGTGATCCTAAAAGTGATCAGGCTCGCGACCCCGGCAGTGGAAAAGTGACCCTATATCCCACCTCCTACGGTTTCAACTACGGCACCTGGTTTGTATTCAATCCGACTAATAACCAGAGTGGAGATGGACTCTTCTATCCCAACAGCAAACTCTCATTTCGCGATGCCGTCGATGGCAGTTCCAATACCCTGCTCGCTTCCGAAGTGAAAGGCTGGACGCCGTACACTCGCAACGGTGGTCCCTCCACAACAGTCCGGCCGGATACCGTTCCTCAGGCAGAAACAATTGTTACTTCCGGCGCTGATTTCAAAACCAACACCGGTCACACCGAATGGCCCGATGGCCGCGTCCATCATACGGGTGTCACCACAACGCTCACTCCGAATTCAAATGTTACCTATTCCAATGGTGGAACTCTGTATGAAGAAGTCGATTTCAATTCCTGGCAGGAAGGCAAAAACGGCTCGGCTGGTTCACCAACTTATGCCGTCATCACCGCACGAAGTTATCATCAGGGAACAGTCAACGCTGTGCTGCTGGATGGATCTGTGAGAAGTGTCAGCGAGAATATCGACCTCTCAATCTGGCGCGGGGTAGGCACCCGATCTGGAGGGGAAGTACTCGGAGAGTTCTAA
- a CDS encoding prenyltransferase/squalene oxidase repeat-containing protein, translating to MKSMFLCLMSLALVSSFNINSLSAADKYRVGPDADQLKSTRQAGIDFLIKSQNADGSWSNPKILGISALVTTSLLENGLSPENPTVSKALNYLTQFKQDNGGIYHPDTKHRNYETSIILMCLVEGNRDGKYDELIAKAQKFLKGLQWDEDEGLNEDDPAYGGAGYGSHSRPDLSNTQFMLEALQKSGLSVDDPAFQKAITFVSRTQNLDSKYNNTPFASRIDDGGFYYTPAAGGSSQAGTTDAGGLRSYASMTYAGLKSFIYAGMSKDDPRVVAATKWVKDHYTVDENPGMGEQGLFYYYQVFAKTLGLLGVEKLETTDGEMHDWRKDLFNKLSSGQKPDGSWTNEADRWYEGDPALVTAYALLALAYCDPIPALGN from the coding sequence ATGAAAAGCATGTTTCTTTGTCTGATGTCACTGGCACTGGTCAGTTCCTTCAACATCAACTCACTCTCTGCCGCCGACAAGTACCGCGTTGGACCGGATGCCGATCAACTCAAGTCGACCCGACAGGCGGGAATCGATTTCCTGATCAAATCGCAGAACGCAGATGGCAGCTGGAGCAACCCGAAAATCCTCGGCATCTCCGCACTGGTCACGACATCACTGCTGGAAAATGGTTTGTCCCCGGAGAACCCCACAGTCAGCAAAGCCCTTAACTATCTGACACAATTCAAGCAGGATAACGGCGGCATCTACCATCCCGACACCAAACATCGCAACTATGAAACATCGATCATTCTCATGTGCCTGGTTGAAGGTAATCGTGATGGCAAGTACGACGAATTAATTGCCAAAGCTCAGAAGTTCCTCAAAGGCCTGCAGTGGGATGAAGATGAAGGTCTCAATGAAGACGACCCCGCTTACGGCGGAGCCGGTTATGGTTCTCACTCCCGCCCCGACCTGTCCAACACTCAATTCATGCTCGAAGCTCTCCAGAAATCGGGACTCTCAGTCGATGACCCCGCCTTCCAGAAAGCGATCACCTTCGTTTCACGAACACAGAATCTCGATTCCAAATACAACAACACGCCTTTTGCCAGCCGTATTGACGATGGTGGCTTCTACTACACTCCGGCTGCGGGCGGCTCTTCACAGGCAGGCACAACCGACGCCGGCGGCTTACGATCCTATGCCAGCATGACTTACGCCGGCCTTAAAAGTTTCATCTATGCCGGCATGTCCAAAGATGATCCGCGTGTTGTCGCTGCAACGAAGTGGGTGAAAGATCATTATACCGTTGATGAAAATCCGGGCATGGGCGAGCAGGGGTTGTTCTATTACTATCAGGTCTTTGCCAAAACACTCGGATTACTCGGCGTCGAAAAACTCGAAACCACAGATGGCGAAATGCACGACTGGCGGAAAGACCTGTTCAACAAGTTGTCCTCAGGTCAAAAACCCGACGGCAGCTGGACCAACGAAGCCGACCGCTGGTACGAAGGAGATCCCGCACTCGTCACCGCTTACGCATTGTTGGCGTTAGCTTACTGCGACCCCATTCCCGCCTTGGGAAATTAA